The following are encoded together in the Proteiniphilum saccharofermentans genome:
- a CDS encoding M48 family metallopeptidase produces the protein MYEYYDNELGSILIKPNVRAKKLIARRKGGEIYLTVPYGFDFKRLPQILDEMRPRLIKVAVNAKPLITEESVIDTFTFQARISRTDKMKNVQMRLRDGELIVFIPDGLDMMDRQLQDRIKDMIRCVLRHEAKRVLPQKVAFWAKEFNLQFSQVKINKSTTRWGSCSLQKNVNLSLYLMLLPERLIDYVVLHELAHTVEMNHGEKFWELLSKLCGEDARTVSRSVRKFNSPAYNLIKP, from the coding sequence ATGTACGAATATTATGACAATGAATTAGGGTCTATTCTGATTAAACCCAATGTGAGAGCAAAAAAACTCATTGCCCGAAGAAAGGGGGGTGAAATATATCTGACTGTCCCATACGGATTTGATTTCAAGAGACTTCCTCAGATATTGGATGAGATGCGTCCACGACTGATTAAAGTTGCGGTTAACGCAAAACCGCTGATTACTGAGGAATCCGTTATCGATACTTTTACGTTTCAAGCCAGAATATCGAGAACCGATAAAATGAAAAATGTTCAGATGAGATTGAGGGATGGAGAGTTGATAGTTTTTATTCCTGATGGTTTGGATATGATGGACAGGCAGTTGCAGGATAGGATCAAGGATATGATCAGGTGCGTCCTACGGCATGAGGCAAAACGTGTTCTGCCACAAAAGGTTGCCTTTTGGGCAAAAGAGTTCAATTTACAGTTTAGTCAGGTAAAGATCAATAAAAGTACAACCCGGTGGGGTAGTTGTTCCCTCCAAAAAAATGTCAACCTCTCGCTCTATCTGATGTTGTTACCTGAAAGGCTGATCGATTACGTTGTGCTTCACGAACTGGCGCATACTGTCGAGATGAATCATGGTGAGAAATTCTGGGAATTGTTGAGCAAGTTATGTGGGGAGGATGCCAGAACGGTCAGCCGTTCTGTTCGGAAATTCAATTCTCCGGCTTACAATTTGATAAAACCGTAA
- a CDS encoding IS30 family transposase, with translation MRKKYKQLTSEQRYAIYLGIKNGDSQRTIAESIGVSPSTVSRELGRNKKKHGGYSWRLAHEMAQERKERLPGNRDTPEWIKQKVFRLVRDEWSPKQISGYLEKYKQIRVSHETIYKWIREDKIAGGDLYTHCRHKLKHRKRPVGSVKGIPNRRSIRERPVEADGSRFGDFEMDTIIGANQSEVILTVTERKTNLVMTRGLPRGKDSKEVAKVLANMLLPYKDIIKTITTDNGTEFAAHEMITKRLGVPVYFTDPYSSWQKGAIENANKLIRQYIPKGASFKDYPPGRLKQIQHKLNNRPREKLSFSTPKVEFYKQLM, from the coding sequence ATGAGAAAAAAATACAAACAGTTAACTTCAGAACAAAGGTACGCGATTTATTTAGGTATAAAAAATGGTGACAGCCAGCGAACCATCGCAGAGTCCATAGGGGTCAGTCCTTCAACGGTGTCCAGGGAACTGGGTCGTAACAAGAAGAAACATGGAGGTTACTCCTGGCGCTTGGCTCACGAGATGGCACAAGAGAGAAAGGAGCGTTTGCCCGGGAACAGGGACACCCCGGAGTGGATTAAACAGAAGGTGTTCCGGCTTGTCCGTGATGAATGGTCTCCCAAGCAGATCAGCGGATATTTGGAGAAATACAAGCAAATCCGGGTTTCCCACGAGACCATTTACAAGTGGATCCGGGAGGACAAAATAGCCGGGGGTGACCTTTACACGCATTGCCGCCACAAGCTCAAGCACCGCAAGAGGCCGGTGGGGTCAGTCAAGGGCATCCCCAACCGGAGAAGCATCCGGGAAAGGCCCGTGGAGGCCGACGGGAGCCGGTTCGGTGACTTTGAAATGGACACGATAATAGGAGCCAATCAATCGGAGGTGATCTTGACGGTAACGGAAAGGAAAACGAACCTTGTAATGACCAGGGGACTGCCCCGGGGCAAGGACTCCAAGGAGGTGGCAAAAGTGCTTGCTAACATGCTGCTACCCTACAAGGATATAATAAAGACCATCACCACGGATAACGGCACGGAGTTCGCCGCCCATGAAATGATAACTAAAAGACTGGGAGTCCCCGTATATTTTACAGACCCCTATTCATCGTGGCAAAAAGGAGCGATTGAAAATGCTAATAAACTCATCCGGCAATACATCCCCAAGGGGGCATCATTCAAGGACTATCCCCCGGGGAGATTAAAGCAAATACAGCATAAATTGAACAATCGACCAAGAGAAAAATTAAGCTTCAGCACACCAAAAGTTGAGTTTTACAAACAATTAATGTAA
- a CDS encoding PIN domain-containing protein: MNDKPVFLDSNICLYLLSKDSTRKHTAETLLALPVTIISSQVINETINICIKKFCLPQQRITDHILFLMSCCRVVTISEVLQIKAIALHFRYQFSFYDSLIVAAALEAGCQILYSEDMQHELLVNNSLRIINPFV; this comes from the coding sequence ATGAACGATAAGCCTGTATTCCTCGATAGCAATATATGCCTGTATCTGTTAAGCAAGGATTCTACCCGCAAACATACAGCCGAGACATTACTGGCTTTGCCTGTTACTATTATTAGTTCGCAGGTTATCAATGAAACTATTAATATCTGCATTAAAAAATTCTGTCTTCCACAGCAGAGAATAACCGATCACATCCTCTTTTTAATGTCGTGTTGTAGGGTTGTTACTATTTCTGAGGTATTGCAAATAAAAGCCATCGCCTTACATTTTCGTTATCAGTTTTCTTTTTATGATTCCTTAATCGTAGCTGCTGCATTGGAAGCAGGGTGCCAGATCCTGTATTCCGAAGATATGCAGCATGAGCTGTTAGTCAATAATTCGTTGCGTATCATTAATCCGTTTGTTTAA
- a CDS encoding ROK family protein — translation MDKPYVIGIDVGGTNTVVGIVDKRGQILKSDSIKTGKHSQVEDYLDELSDLIDDLIAGTTTKDQIKGIGAGTPNGNYFTGSIEFAPNLPWKGVIPFAQLLEDRVGIPVALTNDANAAAIGEMTYGAARGMKDFIVITLGTGVGSGIVVNGQLVYGHDGFAGELGHVIMRRHNGRLCGCGRTGCLEAYSSATGLARTAREYLELKPDIQTRLRNIPADDITSKDVFDAAMAGDEMAKDIFKFTGEMLGEAFADFVAFSSPEAIILFGGLSKAGNLIMDPIRESMERNMLPIFRNKVKLMFSDLKESDAAVLGASALGWEVRN, via the coding sequence ATGGATAAACCCTATGTGATAGGTATTGATGTAGGCGGTACCAATACCGTTGTCGGCATCGTGGACAAAAGAGGACAGATTTTAAAGAGCGACAGTATCAAGACCGGGAAACATTCCCAAGTGGAAGATTATCTGGATGAGCTTTCCGATTTGATTGATGATCTTATTGCCGGGACAACCACTAAGGATCAGATCAAAGGTATTGGCGCAGGTACACCCAATGGTAACTATTTTACCGGAAGCATTGAGTTTGCACCCAATCTCCCCTGGAAAGGAGTGATTCCTTTTGCTCAATTATTGGAAGACCGGGTTGGCATCCCTGTAGCACTTACTAACGATGCTAATGCAGCGGCTATCGGTGAGATGACTTATGGAGCTGCCCGCGGGATGAAAGATTTTATTGTGATCACGCTGGGTACAGGTGTGGGAAGCGGTATTGTAGTGAACGGGCAATTGGTGTATGGTCATGATGGTTTTGCCGGTGAACTCGGGCACGTGATCATGCGTCGGCACAACGGCAGGCTTTGCGGTTGCGGAAGAACCGGATGTCTCGAAGCATACTCTTCGGCAACCGGTTTGGCACGTACTGCCCGTGAATATCTGGAGTTGAAACCCGACATACAGACACGTCTTCGTAATATCCCCGCCGATGACATCACCTCCAAAGATGTGTTTGATGCAGCGATGGCTGGAGATGAAATGGCAAAAGATATATTCAAGTTTACCGGAGAGATGCTGGGTGAAGCATTTGCAGACTTCGTGGCTTTTTCCAGCCCTGAAGCGATTATCCTTTTTGGAGGCCTTTCCAAGGCTGGTAATCTCATCATGGATCCTATTCGTGAAAGTATGGAGAGAAACATGTTACCTATCTTCCGGAATAAAGTGAAACTGATGTTCTCCGACCTGAAAGAGAGCGATGCCGCCGTATTGGGCGCCAGTGCGCTGGGTTGGGAAGTGAGAAACTGA